Part of the Sporomusa termitida genome, GGCAACAATGCTGAGCTTTATTACCACCGATGCTGCCATTGCTCCATTAATCCTAACACAGGCGCTCAGCCAGGCGGTCGAGTTGTCCTTTAATATGATTACTGTCGACGGCGACACCAGTACCAATGATATGGTAGCGGTAATCGCCAACGGGGAGGCCGGCAATGCGCCGGTCACCACAACTGACAGCCAAAGCTACCAGGAGTTTTTTACGGCCCTTAAAACCGTATGTACCGAACTGGCCCAGCTGATTGTACGGGACGGGGAAGGAGCGACTAAGTTTCTGGAGATTAACGTTACCGGGGCGGTGTCCTTTGCGGAAGCCAAATGCGCCGCAATGGCCATTGCCAAGTCGCCGCTGGTCAAGACCGCTTTTTTCGGCCAGGACCCAAACTGGGGGCGTATCTTGTGCGCAGCCGGTTATTCCGGCGCCCGGAGCCAGCCGGATAAAACCTCGCTGGTCATTGGTGGCTTAACCATTGTTGTCAATGGGCAGGGGGCTGTCGGCTTTGATACCGAGAAACTCAAAGCAGTCATGGCCGCTAAGGATATTGCCGTGACCCTCGACCTGGGGCTGGGGACGGCGGCGGCGACCGTATGGACCTGTGATTTTTCCTATGAATATGTTAAGATTAACGGCGAATACACCACCTAATATTTGGGGGCGGTTCTGCTGACATAAATGTTCGATTTTGATCTGTGTCAGAAGAACCGTCCCCGTGACAGCGATAGCAAGGTTAAAAGGGGAAGGGATGATGAATATGATTAATTCGGTAGAAAAAGCGGCTGTACTGATTGAAGCGCTGCCCTATCTGCAGCGGTTTGCCGGCAATACTATTGTGATTAAATACGGCGGCAACGCCATGCTCAATGAGGAACTCAAGAAAAATGTAATACAGGACATTATCTTTCTTAAATACGCCGGTATCCGGCCGGTGGTTGTCCACGGCGGGGGACCGGAGATTACCGGTATGCTGAAGAAGCTTGGCAAAGAATCGAGCTTTGTCAGCGGCCTTAGAGTCACAGACGCCGAGACTGTAGAGATTGCGGAGATGGTGCTTGTCGGTAAGATCAACAGCGAAATCGTTAAACTGTTGAACTTCCTCGGGGCCAAAGCGGTTGGCCTGAGCGGCAAGGATGCCGATCTGATTATGGCGTCCAAGCATCTGGCTAAGGTGCGTGAAAATGGCCAAATCAAAGAAGTAGATATCGGCTTTGTCGGCGATGTGCTGAAATTAAATACCAGCATTGTTGAGAAGCTGCTGGACCAGGGCTATATCCCGGTTATTTCACCGATCGGGGTTGGCAAAGACGGGGCTACGTACAATATTAACGCCGACTATGTGGCCGGTGAACTGGCAGCGGCCCTGGGGGCTGAGAAACTGGCCCTGATTACTGACGTGGAAGGGATTTATCGCGATTATAGCGATAAGAGCACCTTTGTTTCCACCCTGTCGCTGGCTGAGGCGCAGGAAATGATCAAATCAGGCAGTATTGAGGGCGGGATGATCCCGAAAGTGGAGGCCTGCGTAAAAGCATTGGCCGCCGGGGTAGCCAAGACCCATATCATTGATGGCCGCAAACCGCATTCGCTGCTGCTGGAAATCTTCACCACCGAGGGGATCGGGACCGAAGTGGTTAAATACAGGAGGTATATCAGTGGATAAGCAAACGGTAATTGATGTTGACAACGCCTGTTATATGCCGGTATTCGCCCGGTATCCCCTTGTCCTCAGCCACGGTGAAGGTCCCTATGTTTATGACAACGAAGGCCGTAAATACATAGATTTTCTCGCCGGCATTGCGGTTAATGTTCTGGGCCATGCCCATCCGAAGCTGGTGGCGGCGGTGGCGGAACAGGCCGGCAAGCTGATTCACTGCTCTAATCTTTACTATACAGAGGCGCAGGCCACCCTGGCCCGGACCCTGGTAACCGCCAGCGGTCTCGGCAAAGTCTTTATCGGCAACAGCGGGGCCGAAGCCAACGAAGGGGCGATTAAGCTGGCCCGCAAATACGGCAAGGCAATTCAGGCCGACAAGGTGCAAATCATTACGGCCGAGCAATCGTTTCACGGCCGGACGCTGGCGACCCTGACCGCTACCGCCCAGCCTAAATACCAGCAGGGCTACGAGCCGCTGCCAGGCGGCTTTACCCATGTACCATTTAATGATATCACTGCCCTGGAAGCCTTGATATCTGACAAAACCTGTGCCGTAATGCTGGAGCCCATCCAGGGCGAAGGCGGGGTTAACCTGCCTGATCCGGATTACTTTAACAAAGTGCGGGCACTGTGTGACAAATACGGGGCGCTCTTAATCCTGGACGAGATCCAGACCGGGGTTGGCCGTACCGGCAGGATGTTTGCCTATGAGCATTTGGGTATTACCCCTGATATAGTTACCCTGGCCAAGGGGTTGGCCGGCGGTGTGCCGATCGGCGCCTTTATCGCCACCGATAAGGCTGCCGCTGCCTTTGGGCCCGGCGACCATGGCTCCACCTTTGGCGGCAACCCGCTGGCCTGCGCCGCTGCCAATGCGGTTCTCGATACCATTCAGGCCGAGCAACTGCTGGCCAATGCCCGGGAGATGGGCGGATACCTGATGGCCCGGCTTAATCAGCTCCGGGAAAAATATCCGGCCCTGATCAGCGAGGTCCGGGGCCAGGGTCTGATTGTTGCTGCCAAACTCACCCAGCCGGGGCGGGATATTGTTAACAGCTGCATGCACCAGGGGGCCATTATCAACTGCACCGCCGGCGATGTACTCCGGTTTGTACCGCCGCTGATTATCAACAAAGGTCATGTGGACGAATTGACCGCCATATTAGATAAAACACTGGCGGCTGTACAACTATAATCATGGGGGAGTGTATGAGGTATGAGCCTTAAAGGAAAAGACTTTCTGTCAGTACATCATCTAACTGTTGATGAGATATATCAAATTTTTGATTTTGCCAGGATCTTAAAAGCCAAACAAAAGGCCGGTGAACCACACCCGCTGCTAAAAGGCAAAACGCTGGGCATGATATTCCAAAAAGCTTCGACCCGTACCCGGGTATCGTTTGAGGTCGGCATGTGGCAGCTGGGCGGTTCGGCGCTGTTCCTTTCCTCCAACGATATGCAGATTGGCCGGGGCGAGCCGGTCAAGGACACGGCCCGCGTATTATCCCGTTATGTTGACGGCATTATGATCAGGACCTTCTCGCACCTGGAGGTGGAAGAACTGGCCGAGTATGCCACCGTGCCTGTCATTAATGCCCTGACCGACCTGCTGCATCCCTGCCAGGCCATGGCGGATATTTTTACCGCCCTTGAACATAAGGGCGAGCTGAAGGGCCGCAAGCTGTGCTATATTGGCGACGGCAACAATATGGTCAACTCGCTCCTGCATATCTGTGCCAAGGTCGGCATGGACATCAGTGTGGCTACCCCGGCCAACTATGCGCCGGATGCCACCATTGTCGAGCAGGCCGCTGTGGCCGCTAAATTGTCAGGCAGTAAAATAACCATTTTGGATGACCCGTTGGCTGCGGCCCAAGACGCTGATGTATTATATACCGATGTGTGGGCCAGTATGGGCAAAGAGGGCGAACAGGCCATCCGCAAACAGGCTTTTGCCGGCTTCCAGATTAACAATACCCTCCTGCAGGCTGCCAAAAAAGACACTATTGTTATGCATTGCCTGCCGGCGCACCGCGGGGAGGAAATCACCGAGGATGTCATCGAAGGCCCCAACTCGGTGGTGTTTGATGAGGCGGAAAATCGCTTGCACGTGCAAAAAGCCATAATGGCCCTTCTCATGGCTGATTAGCTTAGTACAATAGAACTTGTTATAAACGCCCATCTGCTTCGTTGCTCCTCAAAACGATTGCTTGCGTACGCCAGTACGCGGCGCTGCCCGTTTTTCCGGTGCGCCTCGCATCTGGACATTTCTAACAAGTTCCGGCTGTTCGCGACTTTTTGGTTACGGGGGTACGCGAGAGTAGGCGGGAGTGTGTCAGGGGGACGGTTCTCTTGACACACCCGGAAAACAAGCGCACTTTTCAATTTCCTTTACCATATAGACAATTACACCCGGTTCCTGTAAACTTTACAATAGGAAAACCCCGGGAAACCATATCAACATAGGAGGCAATTTATAATGAGTGAAATCAAAAAGGTGGTCCTGGCCTACTCCGGCGGCCTGGATACCTCGGTTATTATCCCCTGGCTGAAAGAGAACTATCAGTGCGAGGTCATTGCGATGTGCGCCGATGTCGGCCAGGGCGATGAACTGGCCCCGGTGCGGGAAAAGGCCATTAAATCCGGGGCCAGCAAGGTATATATCGAAGATCTGACGGCTGAGTTTGTGGAAAGCTATGTCTGGCCGACCCTCAAGGCCGGTGCTGTATATGAAGGCAAATACCTGCTGGGAACCTCGTTTGCCCGGCCGATCATTGCCAAGGCCCTTGTGGACATTGCCCTGAAAGAGGGCGCTGACGCTATCTGCCACGGGGCGACAGGCAAAGGCAACGACCAGGTCCGCTTCGAGCTGACCGTCAAAGCCCTGGCTCCCCAGCTTAAAATTATTGCTCCCTGGCGGTTGTGGGACATCCGTTCCCGTGAAGACGCGATCGATTATGCGGAACAACACGGTATTCCTGTGCCTGTTTCCAAAGCCCGCCCCTACAGCATGGACCGCAATATCTGGCATCTGAGCCATGAGGGCGCTGACCTGGAAAACCCGGCCAATGAACCGGCCGCTGATGTGTATCTGATTACCACCCCGCCCGAGCAAGCGC contains:
- the argB gene encoding acetylglutamate kinase, with product MINSVEKAAVLIEALPYLQRFAGNTIVIKYGGNAMLNEELKKNVIQDIIFLKYAGIRPVVVHGGGPEITGMLKKLGKESSFVSGLRVTDAETVEIAEMVLVGKINSEIVKLLNFLGAKAVGLSGKDADLIMASKHLAKVRENGQIKEVDIGFVGDVLKLNTSIVEKLLDQGYIPVISPIGVGKDGATYNINADYVAGELAAALGAEKLALITDVEGIYRDYSDKSTFVSTLSLAEAQEMIKSGSIEGGMIPKVEACVKALAAGVAKTHIIDGRKPHSLLLEIFTTEGIGTEVVKYRRYISG
- the argJ gene encoding bifunctional glutamate N-acetyltransferase/amino-acid acetyltransferase ArgJ; this encodes MLTKITGGITAPQGFTAAGVHAGIKKNGQEDVGIIYSTVPAAAAAQFTTNKMAAAPVLVSRQAITQGKTRAIVINSGCANACTGDQGLTDARTMAHTTATALNLDDCEVLVASTGVIGVNLPMAKVIAGINQAAGSLSEAGHEPLLAAIMTTDTFAKACAYQFTLNGKLCKIAGIAKGAGMIHPNMATMLSFITTDAAIAPLILTQALSQAVELSFNMITVDGDTSTNDMVAVIANGEAGNAPVTTTDSQSYQEFFTALKTVCTELAQLIVRDGEGATKFLEINVTGAVSFAEAKCAAMAIAKSPLVKTAFFGQDPNWGRILCAAGYSGARSQPDKTSLVIGGLTIVVNGQGAVGFDTEKLKAVMAAKDIAVTLDLGLGTAAATVWTCDFSYEYVKINGEYTT
- the argF gene encoding ornithine carbamoyltransferase, producing MSLKGKDFLSVHHLTVDEIYQIFDFARILKAKQKAGEPHPLLKGKTLGMIFQKASTRTRVSFEVGMWQLGGSALFLSSNDMQIGRGEPVKDTARVLSRYVDGIMIRTFSHLEVEELAEYATVPVINALTDLLHPCQAMADIFTALEHKGELKGRKLCYIGDGNNMVNSLLHICAKVGMDISVATPANYAPDATIVEQAAVAAKLSGSKITILDDPLAAAQDADVLYTDVWASMGKEGEQAIRKQAFAGFQINNTLLQAAKKDTIVMHCLPAHRGEEITEDVIEGPNSVVFDEAENRLHVQKAIMALLMAD
- a CDS encoding argininosuccinate synthase, translating into MSEIKKVVLAYSGGLDTSVIIPWLKENYQCEVIAMCADVGQGDELAPVREKAIKSGASKVYIEDLTAEFVESYVWPTLKAGAVYEGKYLLGTSFARPIIAKALVDIALKEGADAICHGATGKGNDQVRFELTVKALAPQLKIIAPWRLWDIRSREDAIDYAEQHGIPVPVSKARPYSMDRNIWHLSHEGADLENPANEPAADVYLITTPPEQAPDKPLYIEVGFEKGTPVSVDGVKLNAVALLTKLNELGAANGIGIADIVENRLVGMKSRGVYENPGGAILYFAHRELEYLTLDRATMHYKEQIAIKYAELVYDGMWFAPLREALDAFVDSTQQTVTGTVRLKLYKGNIMSAGATSPYSLYNEKIVTFGDSEQLYNHGDAEGFINLFGLPLKVRAMMKAEAKKTNE
- a CDS encoding acetylornithine transaminase, yielding MPVFARYPLVLSHGEGPYVYDNEGRKYIDFLAGIAVNVLGHAHPKLVAAVAEQAGKLIHCSNLYYTEAQATLARTLVTASGLGKVFIGNSGAEANEGAIKLARKYGKAIQADKVQIITAEQSFHGRTLATLTATAQPKYQQGYEPLPGGFTHVPFNDITALEALISDKTCAVMLEPIQGEGGVNLPDPDYFNKVRALCDKYGALLILDEIQTGVGRTGRMFAYEHLGITPDIVTLAKGLAGGVPIGAFIATDKAAAAFGPGDHGSTFGGNPLACAAANAVLDTIQAEQLLANAREMGGYLMARLNQLREKYPALISEVRGQGLIVAAKLTQPGRDIVNSCMHQGAIINCTAGDVLRFVPPLIINKGHVDELTAILDKTLAAVQL